The following coding sequences lie in one Cannabis sativa cultivar Pink pepper isolate KNU-18-1 chromosome 5, ASM2916894v1, whole genome shotgun sequence genomic window:
- the LOC115716131 gene encoding nuclear transcription factor Y subunit C-3-like: protein MRQAGTYSGIRFGGNGSHCLPLARIKKIMKSSSGSGSDEEVKMISGEAPIVFAKACELFIQQLTHKSWTLTLQSKRRILHKHDVASAVLATDLFDFLLPLVEHQNDDDDLKS, encoded by the coding sequence atgaggCAAGCGGGAACATATTCAGGAATAAGATTTGGAGGGAATGGGAGTCATTGTTTGCCATTAGCAAGGATTAAGAAGATTATGAAGAGTAGTAGTGGTAGTGGTAGTGATGAAGAAGTGAAAATGATATCAGGAGAAGCTCCAATTGTGTTTGCCAAGGCTTGTGAGCTTTTCATCCAACAACTCACTCATAAATCTTGGACACTTACACTACAATCCAAGAGGAGGATTCTTCATAAACACGACGTTGCTTCAGCTGTTCTAGCCACTGATCTCTTCGACTTCTTACTTCCATTGGTAGAACAtcaaaatgatgatgatgatcttaAGTCATGA
- the LOC115716904 gene encoding uncharacterized protein LOC115716904, with the protein MDVFIPEEYVMRRRVERKAALSSGKGNGMKSTSSKKADDDDHNNYNNSHEVEENIMVMMMQNRNRNKSKKNIMMKKPHPHHSLGVSTDNNFVFTFFST; encoded by the coding sequence ATGGATGTATTCATTCCTGAAGAGTACGTAATGAGGAGAAGAGTGGAGAGAAAAGCAGCTTTATCATCAGGCAAAGGGAATGGAATGAAGAGTACAAGCTCAAAGAAGGCAGATGATGATGatcataataattataataatagtcATGAGGTGGAGGAGAATATCATGGTGATGATGATGCAGAACAGGAACAGGAACAAGAGCAAGAAGAATATTATGATGAAGAAACCTCATCCTCATCATTCTCTTGGTGTTAGTACTGATAATAATTTTGTGTTTACTTTCTTCTCTACTTAG